The genomic DNA CGGGTGCCGCAACGACCGCGCCTAATTTTGGCGATTGAAAGGATTCTTCCAATGCCACCGTTTGACAGGTTCGTGCCACTTATCTCACTTATACTCACGGCGCCGATTACCGACAAGCAAATCGTTTTCGAATGCACAAATCTTTACCTAAGTATTTGATATCGAGGTGGCACAGATTAAGTGTCCGGTAAACTCGCGGTCATCGCGAGGCTCTCGCCAATCGGCAAAGTCTGCCGTTTCGTGCTCGCATCCGAACAATTCCTTCGGCGAACACAATTTTCCGATCTAGAACGGGCCGCAAGCGCGGAATATAGTAGATCCAACGATTGCACCGCATCTCCAGGCGGTAACACGTTGGGCCAACCGGGGCGTTGGCACGGTGCAATCATCACGGCAGGGAGCCCAGGCAAGGTCAGGAGCTTCAGGCGTGTTTGGTTCTCATCTTTTTCGTTCCCATTCCAAAAACGTTGCTGCGGGGCAGAGCGAACCGTCGCAGCGGAGTTCGCGTCTGGAACGCAAACGCGATACAAAGCGACGTCGACGCAACCGCTTGGGACGGCAGATCGAACGACTCGAAACGCGCCAATTGTTAGCTGCCGATATCGGCGTCGCCTACGGTGGAGTCGCCGACGCCTCGATCAGCGAAACCAACAGCGGGCTGATCCTCGCCCTGGACACGTCCGCACCGATCGCTGCACCGCTCCACAACGACAACCTGACTAACGACAGCGGTATCAATGGAGCCGCGTTTACCGCCGACGGACGCCTGTTTGTCGCGATCAACGATGCCGCCGGTGGCACTTCGGCGTTGCAACGGATCGATCCACGGTCGGGTACCGCGATCGGAGCGCCGATCGATCTGGCGATTCGCATCGACGACATGGCGACCGATCTGGCAAGCGACACGATTTATGCACTGGGCAGCAGCGGCGGAGCGATCGCCAGTCAGATGTCGCTGTACACGGTCGACATTTCCAACGGATCGATCACGCTTGCTGGACACGTGGATGCTTCGATGCCCGGTGGACTAGCGATCGACGCGTCGGGCAAAGCCTTTGTTACCGCACGAAACGCAACGACGGAAGCGGCTCTTCTGCTGGAGATCGATCCAGGCGACGGCAGCATTCTGACGTCGACAGCTCTCGGCGGTGCCGCTCAGTTTTCTGGTAACTTCGCCGGCCTGGGCTATCGCGACGATGGTGTTCTGGTCGGCAGTGATGCAGCCAATGGAAAGCTGTTCCAAATCGATTCGGCCAGTGGAGCGATGTCGCTTGTTCCCCTGCAAGATCCCATCCACGGCGTCTTGGGCGATCTCGCATTTTCGCCGCAGCAACGTGTAACCGATCAGATCTATAGTGAAAACTTTAGTCTCGGCGATGGTGATTTCACGATCGACAACACCGGCGGTACGATCAACGGACTGTGGCACCGTTCCCCCGGTCGACGCTTCGATGGATTGTTGAACCACACGCCGATCCAATCGTTCTACTATGGAGCGTTTGAAACCGCGTTCGGTGAGGGGCACTATGTTTTGACCGAGTCGCACCGCGGCACGATCACATCACCGTTGATCTCGCTTCCCGATAAAGGGACGACGATCGTCAGCTTCTCGTATCTGTTGGACACTCGTCCCGAATTGGACACCGATTTTGTTAGCGTTTCGATTCTCGTCGATGGTGTGGCGACGCAGATCCTGTCGCGACAAGATGGTTCGTTGCCGCAGACGACGGTCCATCAATGGTTGTCTGCAACCCATGACATCAGCCAGTTCAACGGCCAAGAGATTCAGATCCAGTTTCTATTCGACACGGGTGAAATTCCTCGGATCGATCCCGAGGGTTGGTACGTCGACGATATCGAGATCATCAACACGCCGCCTCCTGCGATCTCCGGCTACAAATGGAACGACCTGAACGCCGATGGCATCTGGGACGATGACGAACCGGGGCTCAACGGTTGGCAGATCTATCTCGATGCCAACGCCAACGGTCGCTACGACGTGGGCACGGAAAAGCTGTTCGAAACCCGCAACGACGGCACGCATGATGGCGCCTATTGGTTCGACGACTTGGATGCGGGAACCTACATCGTTCGTGAGCTTGTGCCCGAGGGATGGAAGCAGAGTTACGCAGGTGCCGCGGCAGACTTCCAGCACGTGGTGACAATCGATCCGGCGGCTGGAATTTGTGTCAACGGCATGTTTGGCGAAGAGCAGCTTCCCAACTTTGGCAACTACCAGGCCGACATCTCGGGCTACAAATGGCACGACGTCAATTTTGACGGTGTCTGGGACGCTGGCGAACTCGGGCTCAACGGTTGGGAAATCTATCTCGATCTCAATAACGACGGAGATTTTGATCAGGGCGTCGACCAAAAAACGACAACGGCGTTTGATGGAACCCATGATGGCGCGTACAGCTTCACCGGCTTGGCTGCGGGAACCTATACCGTTCGCGAAATTGTCCCCGAGGGTTGGAAGCAGAGCTACCCCGGTGCGGCATCCAATTTCCAACACGTCGTCACGATCGATCCGCCCAATGGACTGCGACACATTAGTCGTTTTGAAGTGACCGAGTCGGCGAACTTCGGAAATTGGCGACCACAGGTGATCGGATACAAGTGGGATGACATCGATGGCGATGGCGTCTGGGACGACAACGAACCAGGACTCAACGACTGGATCATCTACGTCGATCACAACAACGACGGTTTGCTGGACGCCGATGAACCACGGTTCACAACGCAGAACGATGGCGAACATGATGGCGCGTTCTGGTTCGATGGACTGGCGGTCGGCCAGCACACGTTGCGCGAGGTGCTGCCGCCCGATTCGTTGCAAACCTATCCCGGCGCCGCGACCGATTGGGGCCATGAGATTACGATCTCGTCGGATCCGAACGCACAGATCGTCGGCCGTTTTGGTGAAGAAGAAGTTCCCAATTTTGGCAATAGCCAGATCGACATCTTGGGGCATAAGTGGAACGACGTCGATGGCGATGGCGATTGGGACGATGATGAATCGGGACTCAACGGCTGGACGATTTATCTGGACCTCAATAACGACGGCGATTTCGATGCCGGCGGTCCGACCCCCGAACCAAGCTTTGTGACGACGAACTATCGCGGCCAGGATGGCGTCTATTATTTCAGCGGACTTGAGCCGGGCGAATACACGGTGCGCGAACTGGATCGCGACGGCTGGCAACAGACCTATCCCGAGCCAATCGATTCGGTAGCCCCAGGACATGTGGTCACGATCGATCCGCCCGCGGGCATCCGCGTGATCAGCGATGCGGGTGTTGCAGCGGTCGCCAATTTTGGCAACACCCAGGTCGCTGATCTAAAGATCACGAAAACCGCGTTGGAGACGATGGTCACCGAAGGGGACTTTGTGATCTTCGAAGTCACCGCGGAGAACGTGGTTCCCGAAGGGGCTAACCCCGACGATTACGCGACGGCGTCCGGAATTGTGGTGACCGATCGATTGCCCGATGGGCTCGAGCCAGTCCGCGATAGCACTGGCGCGATCGTTCAGCCATCGACAAGCATTGGCAACGCGGCGGTCTCTGCCGTTGCCGGAGTCGCGACGATCACCTGGAGCGGCTTCGAGCTCGCCCCTGGCGAATCCGCGACGATGCAATTTGCTGTTCGGGTGAAAAGCGACGTCGGATCGACACAAATCGAAAACATCGCCACGGGCACTTCGGATCAGCGCGATCCCGATCCAACAAACAACGACGACACCAACCCAGACGGCAAAGCAACGCTAGATGTCGCCGCACTGGTCCAGTTCATTTTGCCGATCGGAACGCTACGCGAGGGCAATTTTGAATTTATCGCCCCCCAAGCCACCACCGGTCCGATCATCAGTGGATTCAAATGGAACGACGTCGACGCGGATGGGATCTGGGACACTGCCGAACCCGCGTTGCCAGGGTTTGCGTTTCTACTTGAAAAAATCAGCAATGGAACCATCGATCCAAGTTTTGCCGTTGCAGTCGCGGTGACCGATTCCGAAGGAAAGTTCACGTTCACGCTCGATGGAGACGGAAACCCGTTGAGCGATGGAACTTATCGCATCCGGGAATCGTTGGCTGTTGGCGCCGCA from Rosistilla oblonga includes the following:
- a CDS encoding DUF11 domain-containing protein, which encodes MFGSHLFRSHSKNVAAGQSEPSQRSSRLERKRDTKRRRRNRLGRQIERLETRQLLAADIGVAYGGVADASISETNSGLILALDTSAPIAAPLHNDNLTNDSGINGAAFTADGRLFVAINDAAGGTSALQRIDPRSGTAIGAPIDLAIRIDDMATDLASDTIYALGSSGGAIASQMSLYTVDISNGSITLAGHVDASMPGGLAIDASGKAFVTARNATTEAALLLEIDPGDGSILTSTALGGAAQFSGNFAGLGYRDDGVLVGSDAANGKLFQIDSASGAMSLVPLQDPIHGVLGDLAFSPQQRVTDQIYSENFSLGDGDFTIDNTGGTINGLWHRSPGRRFDGLLNHTPIQSFYYGAFETAFGEGHYVLTESHRGTITSPLISLPDKGTTIVSFSYLLDTRPELDTDFVSVSILVDGVATQILSRQDGSLPQTTVHQWLSATHDISQFNGQEIQIQFLFDTGEIPRIDPEGWYVDDIEIINTPPPAISGYKWNDLNADGIWDDDEPGLNGWQIYLDANANGRYDVGTEKLFETRNDGTHDGAYWFDDLDAGTYIVRELVPEGWKQSYAGAAADFQHVVTIDPAAGICVNGMFGEEQLPNFGNYQADISGYKWHDVNFDGVWDAGELGLNGWEIYLDLNNDGDFDQGVDQKTTTAFDGTHDGAYSFTGLAAGTYTVREIVPEGWKQSYPGAASNFQHVVTIDPPNGLRHISRFEVTESANFGNWRPQVIGYKWDDIDGDGVWDDNEPGLNDWIIYVDHNNDGLLDADEPRFTTQNDGEHDGAFWFDGLAVGQHTLREVLPPDSLQTYPGAATDWGHEITISSDPNAQIVGRFGEEEVPNFGNSQIDILGHKWNDVDGDGDWDDDESGLNGWTIYLDLNNDGDFDAGGPTPEPSFVTTNYRGQDGVYYFSGLEPGEYTVRELDRDGWQQTYPEPIDSVAPGHVVTIDPPAGIRVISDAGVAAVANFGNTQVADLKITKTALETMVTEGDFVIFEVTAENVVPEGANPDDYATASGIVVTDRLPDGLEPVRDSTGAIVQPSTSIGNAAVSAVAGVATITWSGFELAPGESATMQFAVRVKSDVGSTQIENIATGTSDQRDPDPTNNDDTNPDGKATLDVAALVQFILPIGTLREGNFEFIAPQATTGPIISGFKWNDVDADGIWDTAEPALPGFAFLLEKISNGTIDPSFAVAVAVTDSEGKFTFTLDGDGNPLSDGTYRIRESLAVGAATIVHYTNTVIEGSDFQEVTVENGGSVIGIVSSDDAPNFGSYQYVPYLRPSDDLPGHLAVWESELQRDAVDQVLAQADLLDTTIDTLRPWQAFTVKNTSAGTVTIDGVRFDGNGNGQASDYVTVMLIDDAGNLTTPDFATGVPIPAGDSVAFMAMYDPAVRSTNGSQTFSQSPEWSGETHTAAHTFSATDTLVLTTAGDTPDYRIRLVGGSTFDGDIFHSGSVNFDDYERYRTLVGANNEVISADDERFDFTSDINTHCPNGADETIGTCTWALRPDPSRTIGMENPLREIGLGDFGPLNWEQNFVRPVWIDLDSGTSSDSMGTGHQSVYTGGQLLVASSEAFIGADDNLILESMRISLEDALSADEIMLNGSLDVAGRELKVTITDGKIIEIESLGNDQNFLVRDALSALQALEFSTSGLAVLRDVRVHVEIVVAEVTAGNVSQQFAVTNQAGRTSSTDATILIVPTI